A stretch of the Filimonas lacunae genome encodes the following:
- a CDS encoding TonB-dependent receptor has product MKRIVPVKWLLLSAGMLPFRSLLAQQVMHAKDTLAEVRVNAIRKLPTTSLTPAQTLSGETLQRLNSLSVADAVRFFSGIQLKDYGGVGGLKTINVRSMGSNHTGVFYDGVQLGNAQNGQIDLGRFSLDNIEEISLYSGQKDAVFQPAKAFASGNAIYLQSRKPVFAANETIHLSAKYKTGSFGLVNPSVLWQQKLSHRTSASFSGEWTNANGRYPFRYAMEGGYDTTATRYNADVNSWRLEAGLDGTGKDSSEWKVKAYYYTSARGLPGAVVANKFEHGQRLWDKSFFAQGSWKKNITGKYSLMLNAKYAYDYTHYNDQEIVTTSGYLNNYYRQNEFYFSAANHYQLTSFWDVALSGDFQRNSMNANLYNFAYPTRYTTLASLASQLHFARIDIQGSALATFVNENVRTGVPAGNRQELTPAVSASWQPFASPAFHVRAFYKNIFRMPTFNDLYYTEVGNTSLKPEFAKQYNLGITYAKYLAANKLLLTTQVDAYYNRVKDKIIASPSGRLFRWTIMNLDKVQIKGLDVSMQGVYKPAQHWELTTRASYTWQQAQDVSDPADPYYKNQIIYTPENSGSAIAGITYKTWMLNYSFLYTGGRYFQKENTAANYLQPWYTHDVSAGKSFRYKKYTGRLMLEVNNVCNQYYDVVRNFPMPGRFYRISLSVHY; this is encoded by the coding sequence ATGAAAAGAATAGTACCTGTTAAGTGGCTTTTACTCAGCGCGGGCATGCTTCCATTCCGAAGCCTGTTGGCGCAGCAGGTAATGCATGCAAAAGATACACTGGCCGAGGTGCGGGTAAATGCTATTCGCAAACTGCCCACTACTTCACTCACGCCTGCACAAACCCTGTCGGGCGAAACCCTGCAACGGCTCAATAGTTTATCTGTGGCAGACGCTGTTCGCTTTTTCTCGGGTATACAGTTAAAAGACTATGGCGGTGTGGGGGGGCTTAAAACCATCAACGTGCGCAGCATGGGTAGTAACCATACGGGTGTTTTTTACGATGGGGTTCAGTTAGGCAATGCTCAGAACGGCCAGATAGACCTTGGACGTTTTTCGCTGGATAATATAGAAGAGATTTCGCTGTATAGCGGACAAAAAGATGCGGTGTTTCAGCCAGCTAAGGCATTTGCATCGGGCAATGCTATTTACCTGCAATCGCGTAAACCGGTATTTGCCGCCAACGAAACCATACATCTGAGCGCGAAATATAAAACCGGTTCGTTTGGCCTGGTAAATCCTTCGGTGTTATGGCAACAAAAGCTTTCTCATCGCACCAGTGCTTCTTTTAGTGGTGAGTGGACCAATGCCAATGGGCGCTATCCGTTCCGGTATGCGATGGAAGGGGGATATGATACCACCGCCACCCGCTACAATGCCGATGTAAACTCCTGGCGTTTGGAAGCGGGGTTGGATGGCACGGGTAAAGACAGCAGCGAATGGAAAGTAAAAGCCTATTATTATACCTCGGCACGCGGCCTTCCCGGGGCAGTAGTAGCCAATAAGTTTGAACACGGGCAGCGCCTGTGGGATAAAAGCTTTTTTGCACAAGGTTCGTGGAAAAAGAATATCACCGGCAAATACAGCCTGATGCTGAATGCCAAATATGCTTATGACTACACCCATTACAACGACCAGGAAATTGTAACCACCAGCGGTTACCTGAATAATTACTACCGGCAAAATGAATTCTATTTTTCTGCTGCCAATCACTATCAATTAACCTCCTTCTGGGATGTGGCTTTATCCGGCGACTTTCAGCGGAATAGCATGAATGCTAACCTGTATAATTTCGCTTATCCTACACGTTATACCACATTGGCTTCCTTAGCCAGCCAATTGCATTTTGCACGAATAGACATACAAGGCAGCGCACTGGCTACGTTTGTAAATGAAAATGTGCGTACGGGCGTACCTGCGGGCAACAGGCAGGAGTTAACGCCGGCTGTCTCTGCTTCGTGGCAGCCATTTGCTTCTCCTGCGTTTCATGTGCGGGCGTTTTATAAAAACATCTTTCGCATGCCCACTTTTAACGATCTCTATTATACCGAAGTGGGTAACACCAGCTTAAAGCCGGAGTTTGCCAAACAATACAACCTGGGCATTACCTACGCAAAATACCTGGCCGCTAACAAACTATTATTGACTACACAGGTGGATGCTTATTACAACCGGGTGAAAGATAAAATTATTGCCAGCCCCAGCGGAAGGCTGTTTCGCTGGACTATCATGAACCTGGATAAGGTACAGATTAAGGGGCTGGATGTAAGTATGCAGGGCGTATATAAACCTGCGCAGCATTGGGAGCTCACTACCCGTGCCAGCTATACCTGGCAACAGGCTCAGGATGTAAGCGACCCTGCCGATCCTTACTATAAAAATCAGATCATCTATACACCTGAGAACAGTGGTTCTGCCATAGCTGGCATTACTTATAAAACCTGGATGCTCAACTATAGCTTTTTATACACAGGTGGGCGGTATTTCCAAAAAGAGAATACTGCTGCCAACTACCTGCAACCCTGGTATACACATGATGTATCAGCAGGCAAAAGCTTCCGGTATAAAAAGTATACAGGTAGGCTGATGCTGGAAGTAAACAATGTATGTAACCAGTATTATGATGTAGTTAGAAACTTCCCTATGCCGGGACGTTTTTATCGCATCTCTTTGAGTGTGCATTATTAA